The Neobacillus sp. OS1-2 genome includes a window with the following:
- a CDS encoding TnsA endonuclease N-terminal domain-containing protein produces the protein MAKRKRNNSTEEKIKRWIKEGRGQGEGIDYKPWLKIQDVPSKGYSTRDRGWKTKRIHHFLSDLELNYFYTLEWSSNVVEIREQYPLLPLEKTLAIAEELGVEHPRESGANGPFKVITSDFFIVLRTESGIKTCIRTIKPVDHLDVRELEKFDIEKRFYKDLGIEDWKLVTDQNIPSNFIKNMDWFYDCKTIDNRPNINMELINSVAPVLYKAVKTENLGLSTLSLKYDDLFGLNQGSCLFIVKYLLANKIWETNINAIINPSKPLEIYDLKAEAHELLEE, from the coding sequence ATGGCTAAAAGAAAAAGAAATAATTCAACTGAGGAGAAAATTAAAAGATGGATCAAGGAAGGGAGGGGGCAGGGAGAAGGAATTGATTACAAACCCTGGTTGAAAATTCAAGATGTTCCCTCAAAAGGATATTCAACGAGAGATAGAGGATGGAAGACGAAACGTATTCATCATTTTCTTTCTGATTTAGAATTGAATTATTTTTACACTCTTGAGTGGTCATCAAATGTAGTAGAAATTAGAGAACAATATCCGTTGCTTCCATTGGAAAAGACTCTTGCAATAGCAGAAGAATTGGGAGTTGAACATCCAAGAGAGAGTGGAGCAAACGGACCTTTTAAAGTTATAACATCTGATTTCTTTATAGTCCTAAGAACAGAAAGTGGAATAAAAACTTGCATACGTACAATTAAGCCTGTTGATCATCTAGATGTAAGAGAACTTGAAAAATTTGATATAGAAAAAAGGTTCTATAAGGACCTGGGTATAGAGGATTGGAAGTTAGTTACAGATCAAAATATACCTTCTAACTTTATTAAGAATATGGACTGGTTCTATGATTGTAAAACTATTGATAATAGACCGAACATAAACATGGAACTAATTAATTCAGTAGCACCTGTATTATATAAGGCAGTCAAAACTGAAAACCTAGGATTATCAACTCTTTCCTTAAAATATGATGACTTATTTGGGCTCAATCAAGGCTCATGTCTTTTTATTGTTAAGTACCTACTTGCAAACAAAATCTGGGAAACGAATATAAATGCAATTATTAATCCATCTAAGCCATTGGAAATTTACGACTTAAAAGCTGAAGCACATGAACTACTGGAGGAATAA